A window of Juglans regia cultivar Chandler chromosome 7, Walnut 2.0, whole genome shotgun sequence contains these coding sequences:
- the LOC108985532 gene encoding protein WVD2-like 3 — MGIQVPDICMDKEPDCVIVYSNGVSHDSNHETAPIHHDGSESYEHINEGPEIQSSEESTEVKEYDVKECTTENSVEVPELCHNEKCKEEQNAINSHFKAGLPEEKIKSETQKKKDNDRSQIPVKQASRALAANFRTKHTVPQPFALATEKRASCGISPAGAQPDAGTRLNKSSAANNLRHPNTTKPYQQISQVVPRKPLQPDNKKHPDEEDSCSVASSTAVSTRAIKSRPTVASAPIFRCTERAEKRREFYSKLEEKHQALEAEKTQSEARTKEEKEASIKQLRRSLMFKASPMPSFYHEGPPPKAELKKLPPTRAKSPKLGRRKSCSDTVSLSRGHKVKGACAQGNRLSLGIVKEETTTDGSTFIKDQINIQNGNTLCKFEDESKEAEGINESFTTKANGEGNVVVNVHS; from the exons ATGGGAATACAAGTTCCAGATATTTGTATGGACAAGGAGCCAGATTGTGTCATAGTTTATTCAAATGGTGTTTCCCATGATTCAAACCATGAGACTGCTCCCATTCATCATGATGGGTCTGAGTCATACGAGCATATTAATGAGGGTCCTGAAATCCAAAGTTCAGAAGAAAGCACTGAAGTGAAGGAATATGATGTTAAGGAATGTACTACTGAAAATTCAGTAGAGGTACCTGAACTCTGTCATAATGAAAAATGTAAGGAAGAGCAGAATGCAATAAACTCACATTTTAAAGCTGGTCTGCctgaagaaaagataaaatcagAAACCCAGAAGAAAAAGGACAATGATAGGTCACAAATTCCTGTCAAGCAAGCATCTAGAGCTCTTGCTGCAAATTTTCGAACAAAACACACTGTTCCACAGCCATTTGCACTAGCAACTGAAAAGCGTGCCTCATGTGGAATTTCTCCTGCTGGTGCTCAACCTGATGCTGGGACTCGCCTGAATAAATCATCTGCTGCTAACAATTTGCGACATCCAAATACCACAAAGCCCTATCAG CAAATATCACAAGTGGTACCGAGGAAGCCGCTGCAACCTGATAACAAGAAGCATCCTGATGAAGAAGATTCCTGTTCTGTTGCTTCCTC AACTGCAGTATCTACAAGGGCAATTAAGTCCAGGCCGACTGTTGCATCAGCTCCAATATTTAGATGCACTGAGCGTGCAGAGAAGCGGAGGGAG ttttattcaaaattagaGGAGAAACACCAAGCATTGGAAGCTGAGAAAACTCAAAGTGAAGCAAGGACAAAG gaaGAGAAAGAGGCATCTATTAAACAACTGAGGAGAAGTTTAATGTTTAAGGCAAGCCCAATGCCAAGCTTCTATCATGAGGGACCTCCACCAAAGGCTGAACTCAAAAAG TTGCCACCAACTCGTGCAAAATCACCAAAGCTGGGCCGAAGGAAGAGCTGCAGTGATACAGTCAGTTTATCCCGGGGACACAAGGTGAAAGGAGCTTGTGCTCAGGGAAATCGTCTTAGCCTTGGTATTGTCAAAGAAGAAACCACCACCGATGGTTCCACCTTTATTAAGGATCAGATCAACATCCAGAATGGTAATACCCTGTGCAAATTCGAAGATGAATCCAAAGAAGCAGAAGGGATAAACGAATCATTTACAACCAAGGCTAATGGTGAGGGGAATGTGGTTGTTAATGTCCATTCTTGA
- the LOC108985530 gene encoding uncharacterized protein LOC108985530, whose product MDEPFFDLVEFLRRPSIAETFVDILLCAVPIWLAVTIGLVIGWSWRPRWTGLVFLGLRSKFRFLWTALLGFGARRLWIAFTAFSFFSVCRTIWSNFGRKSKGSAPTSKLSIPGYVDAVGSTTEGEGRVQDIVTENDLEHLLHLLGGKNGELEWQSFMDKSTPNMAYQTWRHEPPTGPPVYRSRTVFEDATPEVVRDFFWDDEFRPKWDPMLVYSKILEECQHTGTMIVHWIKKFPFFCSDREYIIGRRIWEAGKTYYCVTKGVPYPSLPKRDKPRRVELYFSSWIIRAVESRKGDGQLSACEVTLVHDEDMGIPKDVAKLGVRHGMWGAIKKLHSGLRAYQNARKSDASLSRSALMARITTKIPLVGGMDSLEPASGEEQNDQAVVNKPQKDHGIDWKWLAIGGTAALVFGLHSGVIGKVLLLGAGNRVARR is encoded by the exons ATGGATGAGCCGTTCTTCGATCTCGTGGAGTTTCTGAGGCGGCCTTCGATCGCCGAGACATTCGTCGACATTTTGCTCTGCGCAGTTCCGATTTGGCTGGCCGTAACGATCGGTCTGGTCATCGGGTGGTCGTGGCGCCCTAGATGGACCGGCCTCGTCTTTCTCGGCCTTCGCTCCAAGTTCCGCTTCCTCTGGACGGCTCTGCTTGGTTTCGGAGCTCGCCGCCTCTGGATCGCCTTCACggccttctccttcttctctgTTTGCCGAACCATCTGGTCCAATTTCGGACGCAAAAGCAAGGGATCGGCGCCCACATCGAAGTTATCAATCCCAGGATATGTCGACGCTGTTGG CTCCACCACAGAAGGTGAGGGGCGAGTGCAGGACATTGTCACAGAGAATGATCTAGAACACTTATTGCATCTTCTTGGAGGGAAGAATGGAGAGTTGGAATGGCAAAGTTTCATGGACAAGTCTACTCCTAACATGGCATACCAAACTTGGCGCCATGAGCCTCCG ACAGGCCCTCCAGTTTACCGTAGTAGAACTGTCTTTGAGGATGCAACGCCCGAGGTTGTTAGAGATTTCTTCTGGGATGATGAATTTCGACCTAAGTGGGATCCTATGCTTGTGTATTCCAAAATATTGGAGGAGTGCCAACATACAGGGACAATGATTGTTCACTGGATAAAAAAG TTCCCTTTCTTCTGCAGCGATCGAGAATATATCATTGGTCGAAGAATATGGGAGGCTGGGAAGACTTACTATTGTGTGACAAAG GGTGTGCCGTATCCATCTTTACCCAAGCGTGACAAGCCTCGACGTGTTGAGCTATATTTCTCTAGTTGGATTATCAGGGCTG TGGAATCTCGCAAGGGTGATGGACAGTTGTCGGCATGCGAGGTTACACTCGTGCATGATGAAGACATGGGAATACCCAAAGATGTGGCAAAGTTGGGAGTCCGTCATGGCATGTGGGGAGCTATCAAGAAATTGCATTCTGGCTTGAGAGCATATCAGAATGCGAGGAAATCAGACGCTTCTTTGTCTAGAAGCGCACTGATGGCAAGAATCACAACAAAGATTCCTTTGGTGGGAGGCATGGACTCTTTAGAGCCAGCTTCTGGTGAAGAGCAAAATGATCAAGCTGTGGTGAATAAGCCACAAAAAGACCATGGCATTGATTGGAAATGGTTAGCTATAGGTGGAACGGCGGCTCTCGTTTTTGGACTTCACTCGGGTGTAATAGGTAAGGTGTTGTTACTGGGAGCAGGGAATAGAGTTGCTCGGAGGTGA
- the LOC108985527 gene encoding uncharacterized protein LOC108985527 isoform X1, whose amino-acid sequence MYMGDNSTMGKPNPIPVSISASPIKDSIQPKMNMHDENIEPGTDLRLGLGYSNRCTQRQLKDESDAGADAGAGANAGSRIDMTFVASDPLSELVWSPHKGLSLKCADSGFADKKGSLMWGAGPSNVAFLLPQNITSERSTTGKPTDVEVITPQAAFHANSKLSGTNTLTRSPANDADIIPGCGPNHVDETADPTGRGRDLGSEQILGMNIVLTSDVHPGDECNASETPVKNFRSPGKRPLAKPEQTAENDLKTPIGENACGGAAEMVESEFSPKLENTFRHYEAIRPRKKYFPSKLPPTNNRIYRNQRKGKEKALSDGDVNGRSSKEGDDSHESVQSCNSAGLLSSSGKKRRSFDEHLIVGSKRVKNQIQETPSSAPYIRQDSSFMNWISNMMKGFSKPIQTAAASPALAIAPPDHGHLDLPDQNPLTCNKNQDPVFKNIGFRSIFQSLYGPKVEGETSLNTAYEKGEGSKELELANKMCTINTTPMAIQGDSDNICNQFLLPNEKFEESISGNGAALVTQPRVFPVNFARNQENSKTISREDKNSCRVESSKEKNGISSNSSLGKDKTKIGENIASDPPSEGKTTIDISCRNDPMGSLWITRLCSKTCRPVLNLGDHNLSIVVGLDSSSDCTRLLPRSGNHNGFSKNHNGVAMKENSVENLMPALGEESHKCPADTEAIIGSEKIKCHNDQNSAYKLNLILPSPKFRSLEAMASIFARRLDALKHSILSNVTDNATRETTTCVFCGIKGHCLQECSAIKESEIEDLLRDVNIYNGTEERPCLCIKCFQLNHWAVACPSASSKGEHQTKGGGGALAGPSKMQHKGGNENLKLLTGWERPFQDSCDGSYLRIPEHSNWKQNEIITPEKTGNANSLKKYIASSSGGNYSKEQKIIPVNGQVSDVPKGIFDAIKSLRLSRSDILKWMNSHASLSHLNGFFLRLRLGKWEEGLGGTGYHVACITGKQRENSPENAKYSVCVNVGGIKCLVESHYISNHDFLEDELMAWWSATSRDGAKIPSEEELRVKFKKKRMLGF is encoded by the exons ATGTATATGGGGGACAATAG TACCATGGGGAAGCCTAATCCTATCCCAGTTAGCATTTCAGCATCGCCTATTAAGGACTCCATCCAACCAAAGATGAATATGCATGATGAGAACATAGAACCAGGGACTGATTTAAGACTTGGTCTGGGTTATTCTAAccggtgcactcagagacaacTGAAAGATGAATCAGATGCAGGTGCAGATGCAGGTGCAGGTGCAAATGCTGGTTCAAGGATAGACATGACATTTGTGGCCTCTGACCCCCTGTCTGAATTAGTCTGGTCTCCACATAAGGGTTTGAGTCTCAAATGTGCTGATTCTGGCTTTGCTGATAAAAAGGGCTCTCTTATGTGGGGTGCAGGACCAAGCAATGTGGCTTTTTTGCTGCCTCAAAACATTACAAGCGAGAGGTCTACTACTGGCAAACCTACAGATGTGGAAGTCATTACACCACAAGCAGCATTTCATGCAAACAGTAAACTTTCTGGTACAAATACTTTAACTAGATCCCCTGCAAATGATGCTGATATCATACCGGGATGTGGACCAAATCATGTAGATGAGACAG CGGATCCTACTGGAAGAGGCAGAGATCTTGGAAGTGAGCAAATATTGGGTATGAATATTGTTTTGACCTCTGATGTTCACCCTGGGGATGAATGCAATGCTTCTGAAACTCCAGTTAAGAATTTTAGGTCCCCAGGCAAAAGGCCTCTGGCAAAACCGGAGCAAACTGCAGAGAATGATTTAAAGACTCCAATTGGTGAAAATGCTTGTGGTGGAGCGGCTGAGATGGTAGAATCAGAATTTTCTCCCAAATTAGAAAACACTTTTCGGCATTATGAAGCGATACGtcctagaaaaaaatattttccaagtaAACTCCCCCCAACTAACAACAGAATCTATAGAAATCAAAGGAAAGGTAAGGAAAAGGCTCTATCTGATGGAGATGTTAATGGAAGATCATCAAAGGAAGGAGATGACAGCCATGAGAGTGTTCAAAGCTGCAACAGTGCTGGGTTGCTATCATCAAGTGGCAAGAAGAGGCGGAGCTTTGATGAACACTTGATTGTTGGGAGTAAAAGAGTGAAAAATCAAATCCAAGAAACACCCAGTTCAGCACCCTATATTAGACAAGATAGCTCCTTTATGAATTGGATATCAAACATGATGAAGGGCTTCTCAAAACCAATTCAAACTGCGGCAGCTTCTCCTGCTCTTGCTATTGCACCTCCTGATCATGGACATCTGGATCTTCCTGATCAGAATCCCCTCACATGCAACAAGAATCAAGATCCAGTGTTCAAAAATATTGGTTTCCGATCAATCTTTCAGTCTTTATATGGTCCAAAGGTGGAAGGAGAAACATCATTGAATACAGCATATGAAAAGGGGGAAGGATCTAAGGAACTTGAGCTGGCTAACAAGATGTGTACCATTAATACTACTCCAATGGCCATTCAGGGAGATAGTGATAACATATGCAATCAATTTCTGCTTCCAAATGAGAAGTTTGAGGAATCAATATCTGGAAATGGAGCAGCTTTGGTGACCCAGCCTAGAGTGTTTCCTGTGAATTTTGCTCGCAATCAGGAAAATAGCAAGACCATTTCCAGGGAGGATAAAAATTCATGCAGAGTGGAATCGAGTAAGGAGAAAAATGGAATAAGTTCCAATTCATCTCTGGGTAAAGATAAGACTAAGATTGGTGAGAATATTGCTTCTGATCCACCATCTGAAGGGAAGACCACAATTGATATTAGCTGCAGAAATGATCCTATGGGAAGCTTGTGGATAACTAGGCTTTGTTCAAAAACTTGTCGCCCTGTACTAAACCTGGGTGATCACAACCTGAGTATTGTTGTAGGTCTTGACAGCTCCAGTGATTGCACAAGGCTTCTTCCTCGGTCAGGGAATCATAACGGTTTTTCCAAAAACCACAACGGTGTGGCAATGAAGGAGAACTCAGTTGAAAACCTAATGCCTGCTTTGGGTGAAGAATCACATAAGTGTCCTGCTGATACCGAGGCTATCATTGGTTCTGAAAAGATCAAATGTCACAATGATCAGAACTCTGCATATAAACTGAACCTAATTTTGCCTTCCCCAAAATTTAGAAGTTTAGAGGCAATGGCTTCAATCTTTGCAAGAAGATTGGACGCCCTCAAACACAGCATACTATCAAATGTAACAGATAATGCAACTCGAGAAACTACAACCTGTGTCTTTTGTGGCATAAAAGGCCACTGTTTACAAGAGTGTTCTGCAATAAAAGAAAGTGAGATTGAAGATCTTCTCAGGgatgtcaatatatataatgggaCTGAAGAACGGCCTTGTTTATGCATTAAATGTTTCCAGCTCAATCATTGGGCTGTTGCATGTCCCAGTGCTTCCTCAAAAGGGGAACATCAAACaaaaggtggtggtggtgctttGGCTGGTCCTAGCAAAATGCAGCATAAAGGAGGTAACGAAAATTTGAAGCTGCTAACTGGTTGGGAGAGACCATTTCAAGATTCTTGTGATGGGAGCTATCTTAGAATACCAGAGCATAGTAACTGGAAACAGAATGAAATAATAACCCCTGAAAAAACTGGAAATGCAAATTCATTGAAGAAATATATTGCGTCAAGTTCTGGGGGAAACTACTCAAAAGAACAAAAGATCATCCCTGTCAATGGGCAAGTTTCAGATGTACCGAAAGGAATCTTCGATGCCATAAAAAGCCTTCGTTTGTCACGCTCAGATATCCTAAA ATGGATGAATTCCCATGCGTCTCTGTCACACCTTAATGGTTTTTTCTTGCGCCTGCGGCTTGGGAAGTGGGAAGAAGGACTAGGGGGAACTGGATACCATGTGGCCTGCATAACAG GGAAGCAAAGAGAGAATTCACCAGAGAATGCCAAATATTCTGTGTGCGTAAATGTAGGTGGAATAAAATGCTTGGTCGAG
- the LOC108985527 gene encoding uncharacterized protein LOC108985527 isoform X2: protein MGKPNPIPVSISASPIKDSIQPKMNMHDENIEPGTDLRLGLGYSNRCTQRQLKDESDAGADAGAGANAGSRIDMTFVASDPLSELVWSPHKGLSLKCADSGFADKKGSLMWGAGPSNVAFLLPQNITSERSTTGKPTDVEVITPQAAFHANSKLSGTNTLTRSPANDADIIPGCGPNHVDETADPTGRGRDLGSEQILGMNIVLTSDVHPGDECNASETPVKNFRSPGKRPLAKPEQTAENDLKTPIGENACGGAAEMVESEFSPKLENTFRHYEAIRPRKKYFPSKLPPTNNRIYRNQRKGKEKALSDGDVNGRSSKEGDDSHESVQSCNSAGLLSSSGKKRRSFDEHLIVGSKRVKNQIQETPSSAPYIRQDSSFMNWISNMMKGFSKPIQTAAASPALAIAPPDHGHLDLPDQNPLTCNKNQDPVFKNIGFRSIFQSLYGPKVEGETSLNTAYEKGEGSKELELANKMCTINTTPMAIQGDSDNICNQFLLPNEKFEESISGNGAALVTQPRVFPVNFARNQENSKTISREDKNSCRVESSKEKNGISSNSSLGKDKTKIGENIASDPPSEGKTTIDISCRNDPMGSLWITRLCSKTCRPVLNLGDHNLSIVVGLDSSSDCTRLLPRSGNHNGFSKNHNGVAMKENSVENLMPALGEESHKCPADTEAIIGSEKIKCHNDQNSAYKLNLILPSPKFRSLEAMASIFARRLDALKHSILSNVTDNATRETTTCVFCGIKGHCLQECSAIKESEIEDLLRDVNIYNGTEERPCLCIKCFQLNHWAVACPSASSKGEHQTKGGGGALAGPSKMQHKGGNENLKLLTGWERPFQDSCDGSYLRIPEHSNWKQNEIITPEKTGNANSLKKYIASSSGGNYSKEQKIIPVNGQVSDVPKGIFDAIKSLRLSRSDILKWMNSHASLSHLNGFFLRLRLGKWEEGLGGTGYHVACITGKQRENSPENAKYSVCVNVGGIKCLVESHYISNHDFLEDELMAWWSATSRDGAKIPSEEELRVKFKKKRMLGF, encoded by the exons ATGGGGAAGCCTAATCCTATCCCAGTTAGCATTTCAGCATCGCCTATTAAGGACTCCATCCAACCAAAGATGAATATGCATGATGAGAACATAGAACCAGGGACTGATTTAAGACTTGGTCTGGGTTATTCTAAccggtgcactcagagacaacTGAAAGATGAATCAGATGCAGGTGCAGATGCAGGTGCAGGTGCAAATGCTGGTTCAAGGATAGACATGACATTTGTGGCCTCTGACCCCCTGTCTGAATTAGTCTGGTCTCCACATAAGGGTTTGAGTCTCAAATGTGCTGATTCTGGCTTTGCTGATAAAAAGGGCTCTCTTATGTGGGGTGCAGGACCAAGCAATGTGGCTTTTTTGCTGCCTCAAAACATTACAAGCGAGAGGTCTACTACTGGCAAACCTACAGATGTGGAAGTCATTACACCACAAGCAGCATTTCATGCAAACAGTAAACTTTCTGGTACAAATACTTTAACTAGATCCCCTGCAAATGATGCTGATATCATACCGGGATGTGGACCAAATCATGTAGATGAGACAG CGGATCCTACTGGAAGAGGCAGAGATCTTGGAAGTGAGCAAATATTGGGTATGAATATTGTTTTGACCTCTGATGTTCACCCTGGGGATGAATGCAATGCTTCTGAAACTCCAGTTAAGAATTTTAGGTCCCCAGGCAAAAGGCCTCTGGCAAAACCGGAGCAAACTGCAGAGAATGATTTAAAGACTCCAATTGGTGAAAATGCTTGTGGTGGAGCGGCTGAGATGGTAGAATCAGAATTTTCTCCCAAATTAGAAAACACTTTTCGGCATTATGAAGCGATACGtcctagaaaaaaatattttccaagtaAACTCCCCCCAACTAACAACAGAATCTATAGAAATCAAAGGAAAGGTAAGGAAAAGGCTCTATCTGATGGAGATGTTAATGGAAGATCATCAAAGGAAGGAGATGACAGCCATGAGAGTGTTCAAAGCTGCAACAGTGCTGGGTTGCTATCATCAAGTGGCAAGAAGAGGCGGAGCTTTGATGAACACTTGATTGTTGGGAGTAAAAGAGTGAAAAATCAAATCCAAGAAACACCCAGTTCAGCACCCTATATTAGACAAGATAGCTCCTTTATGAATTGGATATCAAACATGATGAAGGGCTTCTCAAAACCAATTCAAACTGCGGCAGCTTCTCCTGCTCTTGCTATTGCACCTCCTGATCATGGACATCTGGATCTTCCTGATCAGAATCCCCTCACATGCAACAAGAATCAAGATCCAGTGTTCAAAAATATTGGTTTCCGATCAATCTTTCAGTCTTTATATGGTCCAAAGGTGGAAGGAGAAACATCATTGAATACAGCATATGAAAAGGGGGAAGGATCTAAGGAACTTGAGCTGGCTAACAAGATGTGTACCATTAATACTACTCCAATGGCCATTCAGGGAGATAGTGATAACATATGCAATCAATTTCTGCTTCCAAATGAGAAGTTTGAGGAATCAATATCTGGAAATGGAGCAGCTTTGGTGACCCAGCCTAGAGTGTTTCCTGTGAATTTTGCTCGCAATCAGGAAAATAGCAAGACCATTTCCAGGGAGGATAAAAATTCATGCAGAGTGGAATCGAGTAAGGAGAAAAATGGAATAAGTTCCAATTCATCTCTGGGTAAAGATAAGACTAAGATTGGTGAGAATATTGCTTCTGATCCACCATCTGAAGGGAAGACCACAATTGATATTAGCTGCAGAAATGATCCTATGGGAAGCTTGTGGATAACTAGGCTTTGTTCAAAAACTTGTCGCCCTGTACTAAACCTGGGTGATCACAACCTGAGTATTGTTGTAGGTCTTGACAGCTCCAGTGATTGCACAAGGCTTCTTCCTCGGTCAGGGAATCATAACGGTTTTTCCAAAAACCACAACGGTGTGGCAATGAAGGAGAACTCAGTTGAAAACCTAATGCCTGCTTTGGGTGAAGAATCACATAAGTGTCCTGCTGATACCGAGGCTATCATTGGTTCTGAAAAGATCAAATGTCACAATGATCAGAACTCTGCATATAAACTGAACCTAATTTTGCCTTCCCCAAAATTTAGAAGTTTAGAGGCAATGGCTTCAATCTTTGCAAGAAGATTGGACGCCCTCAAACACAGCATACTATCAAATGTAACAGATAATGCAACTCGAGAAACTACAACCTGTGTCTTTTGTGGCATAAAAGGCCACTGTTTACAAGAGTGTTCTGCAATAAAAGAAAGTGAGATTGAAGATCTTCTCAGGgatgtcaatatatataatgggaCTGAAGAACGGCCTTGTTTATGCATTAAATGTTTCCAGCTCAATCATTGGGCTGTTGCATGTCCCAGTGCTTCCTCAAAAGGGGAACATCAAACaaaaggtggtggtggtgctttGGCTGGTCCTAGCAAAATGCAGCATAAAGGAGGTAACGAAAATTTGAAGCTGCTAACTGGTTGGGAGAGACCATTTCAAGATTCTTGTGATGGGAGCTATCTTAGAATACCAGAGCATAGTAACTGGAAACAGAATGAAATAATAACCCCTGAAAAAACTGGAAATGCAAATTCATTGAAGAAATATATTGCGTCAAGTTCTGGGGGAAACTACTCAAAAGAACAAAAGATCATCCCTGTCAATGGGCAAGTTTCAGATGTACCGAAAGGAATCTTCGATGCCATAAAAAGCCTTCGTTTGTCACGCTCAGATATCCTAAA ATGGATGAATTCCCATGCGTCTCTGTCACACCTTAATGGTTTTTTCTTGCGCCTGCGGCTTGGGAAGTGGGAAGAAGGACTAGGGGGAACTGGATACCATGTGGCCTGCATAACAG GGAAGCAAAGAGAGAATTCACCAGAGAATGCCAAATATTCTGTGTGCGTAAATGTAGGTGGAATAAAATGCTTGGTCGAG